From a region of the Parus major isolate Abel chromosome 6, Parus_major1.1, whole genome shotgun sequence genome:
- the LOC107206564 gene encoding bone morphogenetic protein 5-like, whose translation MEKGEQMLKAEFRVFKLKRTHRSRRSDVQHFCKVEVYELLESENKPQKKHLIASRLLSLYAEGWEVFNVTQAVSKWVGNSSSNHGFWITTTHVSSNGMKHDVVTFAKSQSTLQESRNALLVLFTNSNKQRSHSFVRSAAKSETNPAKSDASHVSHGTDVIQSSSASVSRKPRAAKSPLTACHQRELYVDFHAIGWSGWIIYPSGYNAFHCRGSCIFPLGESLNATNHATVQSIVYTLKLSQDVSMPCCVPDELKSLNLLYFDDKQNVVLKNYKDMVATRCGCH comes from the exons ATGGAGAAGGGCGAGCAGATGCTGAAAGCCGAGTTCAGGGTCTTCAAGCTTAAGAGGACACATCGGTCCAGAAGGTCCGACGTGCAACACTTCTGCAAA GTGGAAGTGTATGAGCTCTTGGAAAGTGAAAATAAGCCGCAGAAAAAACATCTCATTGCATCAAGGTTATTGTCCCTCTATGCGGAAGGCTGGGAAGTCTTCAATGTCACACAGGCA GTTTCCAAGTGGGTTGGAAACAGCAGCTCCAACCATGGCTTTTGGATAACTACGACACATGTTTCCAGCAATGGAATGAAACACGACGTGGTTACATTTGCCAAGAGCCAAAGCACTTTGCAGGAGAGTAGAAACGCTCTCCTTGTCCTCTTCACAAACAGTAACAAACAGAGGTCTCACAGCTTTGTACGCTCTGCTGCAA AATCAGAAACAAACCCTGCCAAATCTGATGCCTCACACGTTTCTCATGGCACTGATGTCATCcaaagcagcagtgccagcGTGAGCAGGAAACCCCGAGCTGCCAAAAGCCCGTTAACAGCATGTCACCAAAGGGAGCTCTACGTAGACTTCCATGCTATTGGCTGGTCAGGATGGATTATTTACCCAAGTGGATACAATGCATTTCATTGCAGAGGATCCTGCATCTTCCCTTTGGGGGAAAGTCTAAATGCAACAAACCATGCTACAGTTCAGTCCATTGTTTATACCCTGAAACTGTCTCAAGATGTCAGCATGCCCTGCTGTGTGCCAGATGAATTGAAGTCCCTCAATCTTCTCTACTTTGATGACAAACAGAATGTCGtccttaaaaattataaagacaTGGTGGCAACAAGGTGTGGTTGTCATTag